One Halarcobacter ebronensis genomic window carries:
- a CDS encoding NADH-quinone oxidoreductase subunit G codes for MSDLITLTINGKTIEAKEGEYILNVARANDIFIPAICYLTRCSPTLACRLCLVEADGKQVYSCNTKAKEGMNITTHTENIAKERRAIMEVYDVNHPLQCGVCDQSGECELQNYSLYMKVDSQSYAIKDVPRPAQTWGVMKYDPGLCIVCEKCVTVCKDMIGSNALSTVKRGSDALEKEYKDTMPKDAYSMWNKLNKSLIGFEEEACTDCGECISVCPVGALVSADFQYKSNAWELNKIPAANPHSSDCAFMYYETKHESIENAEPKIYRVTNEHHYSTLNGAARFGYDFENRVQGKDEENFTKAVEAFKNAQSIIFNSYITNEEALILQKIATKTGAKLVNKDAYNYKKFLEAYSSTSGSSLYSSTLKDVHDSNFVVSLGSYLKSDLPNARYALNNSVVMNKGAALYLHPISDKAIEKVGKRGKTTEFIQYKPLAEEAALYLLLDKFGKDLPANIQEYINQNKETKTKIVTETVKETVVELVKDEETGESKEVKKVVSKKVENSVEFEYTKFLDALGLDEKFLDTFEALLDKKDKFSLIVGEDLYTHPKSENLAKLCGLVDRYTDFSVLIIPSQTNTLGVSLICDVTDKEEGQTVGYNEKADFQISALGDGNLDMPALNQQEGTFTNIDKKVIPTNAAIGYKGYVLNDIANEVLESDIEYTIEYTQELPLEAGFKAVDFDKLPNHFGNDRVEYRGYDITSKETTIRTDVEAMLAETLTVNEGETLIYRANPINQFNEFTAIAHEFAKDLESGLFASAEFFEKLELQKGDKVVVSANNIELELNAFIDDQIAGDIAYVSTFQKSLDTKALFDGYRFQKAVIKKA; via the coding sequence GGAATGAATATTACAACACATACGGAAAATATTGCAAAAGAGAGACGTGCAATAATGGAAGTTTATGATGTAAATCACCCTTTACAGTGTGGAGTTTGTGATCAAAGTGGAGAGTGTGAACTACAAAACTACTCTTTATATATGAAAGTTGATTCTCAAAGTTATGCAATAAAAGATGTACCTAGACCAGCACAAACTTGGGGAGTTATGAAATATGACCCAGGTTTATGTATAGTATGTGAAAAGTGTGTAACAGTATGTAAAGATATGATAGGTTCAAACGCACTTAGTACTGTAAAAAGAGGTTCTGATGCTTTAGAAAAAGAGTACAAAGATACAATGCCAAAAGATGCTTACTCTATGTGGAATAAACTAAATAAATCACTTATTGGTTTTGAAGAAGAGGCTTGTACTGATTGTGGGGAGTGTATCTCTGTTTGCCCCGTTGGAGCCCTTGTATCAGCAGATTTCCAATATAAATCAAATGCTTGGGAATTAAATAAAATTCCAGCAGCTAATCCCCACTCAAGTGATTGTGCTTTTATGTATTATGAAACAAAACATGAATCAATTGAAAATGCAGAACCAAAAATATATAGAGTTACAAATGAGCATCACTATTCAACACTAAATGGAGCTGCAAGATTTGGTTATGATTTTGAAAATAGAGTTCAAGGAAAAGATGAAGAGAACTTTACAAAAGCTGTAGAGGCTTTTAAAAATGCACAATCAATTATTTTTAATTCATATATCACAAATGAAGAGGCACTAATTTTACAAAAAATTGCTACAAAAACTGGAGCAAAACTTGTAAATAAAGATGCATATAACTATAAAAAATTCCTTGAGGCTTATAGTTCAACTTCAGGAAGTTCTTTATACTCTTCAACACTAAAAGACGTACATGATTCTAATTTTGTAGTATCACTTGGGTCATACTTAAAATCAGACCTGCCAAATGCAAGATATGCTTTAAATAACTCAGTTGTTATGAACAAAGGTGCTGCACTATATCTTCATCCAATCTCTGATAAAGCAATAGAAAAAGTTGGTAAAAGAGGTAAAACTACAGAGTTTATTCAATATAAACCTTTAGCGGAAGAGGCTGCTTTATATCTTCTTTTAGATAAGTTTGGAAAAGATTTACCAGCAAATATTCAAGAGTATATTAATCAAAACAAAGAGACAAAAACAAAAATTGTAACAGAGACAGTTAAAGAGACTGTTGTTGAACTTGTAAAAGATGAAGAAACAGGTGAAAGCAAAGAGGTTAAAAAAGTAGTTAGTAAAAAAGTAGAAAATAGTGTTGAGTTTGAATATACAAAATTCCTTGATGCTTTAGGATTAGATGAAAAATTCCTTGATACTTTTGAAGCACTTTTAGACAAAAAAGATAAATTCTCACTAATTGTAGGTGAGGATTTATATACCCATCCAAAAAGTGAAAATCTAGCAAAACTTTGTGGACTTGTTGATAGATATACAGATTTTAGTGTTTTAATTATCCCTTCACAAACAAACACTTTAGGGGTAAGTTTGATTTGTGATGTAACAGATAAAGAAGAGGGGCAAACTGTAGGATACAATGAAAAAGCAGATTTCCAAATAAGTGCTTTAGGAGATGGAAATTTAGATATGCCAGCACTTAACCAACAAGAGGGGACTTTTACAAATATTGATAAAAAAGTTATCCCTACAAATGCTGCAATAGGTTATAAAGGGTATGTTTTAAATGATATTGCAAATGAAGTTTTAGAAAGTGATATTGAATATACTATTGAATATACACAAGAACTTCCACTAGAAGCTGGATTTAAAGCAGTAGATTTTGACAAACTTCCAAACCATTTTGGAAATGATAGGGTTGAGTATAGAGGTTATGATATAACCTCTAAAGAAACAACTATTAGAACTGACGTTGAAGCGATGTTAGCAGAAACATTAACAGTAAATGAGGGTGAAACACTAATTTATAGAGCAAATCCAATTAATCAATTTAATGAATTTACTGCAATTGCCCATGAGTTTGCAAAGGATTTAGAGTCTGGACTTTTTGCTTCAGCTGAATTTTTTGAGAAATTAGAACTTCAAAAAGGTGATAAAGTTGTAGTTTCAGCAAATAACATTGAGTTAGAACTTAATGCTTTTATTGATGATCAAATAGCAGGAGATATTGCTTATGTTTCAACCTTCCAAAAAAGTTTAGATACAAAAGCACTATTTGATGGATATAGATTCCAAAAAGCAGTGATTAAAAAGGCGTAA